A genomic window from Ideonella sp. WA131b includes:
- a CDS encoding NAD-dependent epimerase/dehydratase family protein, translated as MRNLDDPRRSPGGSEPGRRVLVTGGSGYIAGFLIRRLLDAGLTVHTTVRRREREAPLRALLAAQGGDGGERLRVFEADLTSDAGWAEAAAGCAQVAHLASPLPRGVPRHADELVVPARDGALRLLRAARDAGARRVVMTSSVAAIAYGRGRGEHRCTEADWTDTTRPGLTPYILSKTIAERAARDWVAAEGGGLELCTINPSVVLGPVWSGDYSASVVLVKMLLDGRVRACPDIGFGIVDVRDVAELHERALTAPGLAGERFIASGRFFKLAEVAAVLRAGLGPRAGRVPTRTLPDWVMRLAAPFSAVARAAASELGSVRHHSAAHTLAVLGWKTRAEEDSILDCARSLLAQGLVRP; from the coding sequence ATGAGGAATCTGGACGACCCACGGCGCTCCCCCGGTGGCTCCGAGCCCGGCCGGCGCGTGCTGGTCACCGGTGGCAGCGGCTATATCGCCGGCTTCCTGATCCGCCGTCTGCTCGATGCCGGCCTCACCGTGCACACCACCGTGCGCCGACGCGAGCGCGAGGCGCCGCTGCGCGCGCTGTTGGCGGCCCAGGGTGGCGACGGCGGCGAGCGGCTGCGCGTCTTCGAGGCCGACCTCACGTCCGACGCCGGCTGGGCCGAGGCCGCTGCCGGCTGCGCGCAGGTGGCCCACCTTGCGTCACCGCTGCCGCGCGGCGTGCCGCGGCACGCCGACGAGCTGGTCGTGCCGGCGCGTGACGGCGCGCTGCGCCTGCTGCGCGCCGCCCGCGATGCCGGCGCCCGGCGCGTGGTGATGACCTCGTCGGTCGCGGCCATCGCCTACGGCCGCGGCCGCGGCGAGCACCGGTGCACCGAGGCCGACTGGACCGACACCACGCGGCCCGGTCTCACGCCCTACATCCTGAGCAAGACGATCGCCGAGCGCGCCGCGCGCGACTGGGTCGCGGCCGAGGGCGGCGGCCTGGAGCTGTGCACCATCAATCCCTCGGTGGTGCTCGGGCCGGTGTGGAGCGGCGACTACTCGGCCTCGGTGGTGCTGGTGAAGATGCTGCTCGACGGCCGGGTGCGCGCCTGCCCCGACATCGGCTTCGGCATCGTCGACGTGCGCGACGTGGCCGAGCTGCACGAGCGTGCGCTCACTGCGCCGGGCCTGGCCGGCGAGCGCTTCATCGCCTCGGGCCGCTTTTTCAAGCTGGCCGAGGTGGCGGCGGTGCTGCGGGCCGGCCTGGGGCCGCGCGCCGGCCGTGTGCCCACGCGCACGCTGCCCGACTGGGTGATGCGGCTCGCGGCGCCCTTCAGCGCCGTGGCGCGCGCCGCCGCCAGCGAGCTGGGCTCGGTGCGCCACCACAGCGCGGCGCACACGCTCGCGGTGCTGGGCTGGAAGACGCGCGCCGAGGAGGACAGCATCCTGGACTGCGCGCGCTCGCTGCTGGCGCAGGGCTTGGTCCGGCCCTGA
- the katG gene encoding catalase/peroxidase HPI: MTTTASQCPFAPHAMTMAAGGRGNRDWWPNQLNLDILSQHSEKTNPLGAEFDYARAFATLDLDAVVADLKALMTDSQDWWPADWGHYGGLMIRLSWHAAGTYRIADGRGGAGTGAQRFAPLNSWPDNGNLDKARRLLWPVKQKYGQKLSWADLLVLAGNVALESMGFKTLGFAGGRPDIWEPEKDINWGLEAEWLATSDKPNSRYTGDRELQGPFGAVQMGLIYVNPQGPDGQPDPVASGRDVRETFARMAMNDEETVALVAGGHTFGKAHGAAPESHVGREPEGAAIEQQGLGWKNSFRTGKGADTITSGIEGAWKPNPTRWDNGYFDMLFGYEWELAKSPAGAWQWHPRNCRPEHLIPDAHDPTTKRPPMMTTADLSLRFDPAYEKISRRFHADPAAFADTFGRAWFKLTHRDMGPKSRYLGKLVPKEDLIWQDPLPPVDHALVTAHDVAQLKAQVLASGLSIGPLVRTAWASASSFRGSDKRGGANGARIRLAPMKDWDANNPAELAHVLTVLEGIRKTFNAGATGGRRVSLADLIVLAGSAAVEAAARKAGVEVAVAFAPGRTDATPEQTDVESFAVLEPRADGFRNFAKPGLVAHAAELLLDKAQLLTLTAPEMTVLVGGLRVLGGNAGGSRHGVFTAREETLTNDFFVHLLDMGTAWTPSAQAGVLEGRDRETGAPRWTATSADLAFGSNSVLRALAEVYAQSDAQEKFVRDFAAAWSKVMNLDRYDLRRP; the protein is encoded by the coding sequence ATGACGACGACCGCTTCCCAGTGCCCCTTCGCACCCCACGCGATGACCATGGCCGCCGGCGGCCGCGGCAACCGCGACTGGTGGCCGAATCAGCTCAACCTCGACATCCTCAGCCAGCACTCGGAGAAGACCAACCCGCTGGGCGCCGAGTTCGACTACGCCCGGGCCTTCGCCACGCTCGACCTCGACGCCGTGGTGGCCGACTTGAAGGCGCTGATGACCGACAGCCAGGACTGGTGGCCCGCCGACTGGGGCCACTATGGCGGCCTGATGATCCGCCTGAGCTGGCACGCCGCCGGCACCTACCGCATCGCCGACGGCCGCGGCGGCGCCGGCACCGGCGCGCAGCGCTTCGCGCCGCTGAACAGCTGGCCCGACAACGGCAACCTCGACAAGGCACGCCGCCTGCTGTGGCCCGTGAAGCAGAAATACGGCCAGAAGCTGAGCTGGGCCGACCTGCTGGTGCTGGCCGGCAACGTGGCGCTGGAGAGCATGGGGTTCAAGACCTTGGGCTTTGCCGGCGGCCGCCCTGACATCTGGGAGCCCGAGAAAGACATCAACTGGGGCCTGGAGGCCGAGTGGCTGGCCACCTCCGACAAGCCGAACAGCCGCTACACGGGCGACCGCGAGCTGCAGGGGCCCTTCGGCGCCGTGCAGATGGGCCTCATCTACGTCAACCCGCAGGGGCCCGACGGCCAGCCCGACCCTGTGGCCAGCGGCCGCGACGTGCGCGAGACCTTCGCCCGCATGGCGATGAACGACGAAGAGACCGTGGCGCTGGTGGCCGGCGGCCACACCTTCGGCAAGGCGCATGGCGCCGCCCCCGAAAGCCACGTCGGCCGCGAGCCCGAGGGTGCGGCGATCGAGCAGCAGGGTCTGGGCTGGAAGAACAGCTTCCGCACCGGCAAGGGCGCCGACACCATCACCAGCGGCATCGAAGGCGCCTGGAAGCCCAACCCCACGCGCTGGGACAACGGCTACTTCGACATGCTCTTCGGCTACGAGTGGGAGCTCGCCAAGAGCCCGGCCGGCGCCTGGCAGTGGCACCCCAGGAACTGCCGGCCCGAGCACCTGATACCCGACGCGCACGACCCGACGACGAAGCGCCCGCCCATGATGACCACGGCCGACCTCTCGCTGCGCTTCGACCCCGCCTACGAGAAGATCAGCCGCCGCTTCCACGCCGACCCGGCGGCCTTTGCCGACACCTTCGGGCGCGCCTGGTTCAAGCTCACGCACCGCGACATGGGGCCGAAGAGCCGTTACCTCGGCAAGCTCGTTCCGAAGGAAGACCTGATCTGGCAGGACCCGCTGCCGCCGGTCGACCACGCGCTCGTCACCGCCCACGACGTGGCGCAGCTCAAGGCGCAGGTGCTGGCCTCGGGGCTGTCGATCGGGCCGCTGGTGCGCACGGCCTGGGCCTCGGCGAGCAGCTTCCGGGGCTCTGACAAGCGCGGCGGCGCCAATGGCGCGCGCATCCGCCTGGCGCCGATGAAGGACTGGGACGCCAACAACCCGGCCGAGCTGGCCCACGTGCTGACCGTGCTGGAGGGCATCCGGAAGACCTTCAACGCCGGGGCCACCGGCGGCAGGCGGGTCTCGCTGGCCGATCTGATCGTGCTGGCGGGCAGTGCCGCCGTGGAAGCGGCGGCGCGCAAGGCCGGCGTCGAGGTGGCCGTGGCGTTTGCGCCCGGCCGAACCGACGCCACCCCGGAGCAGACCGATGTCGAGAGCTTCGCGGTGCTGGAGCCGCGGGCCGACGGCTTCCGCAACTTCGCCAAGCCCGGGCTGGTGGCCCACGCGGCCGAGCTGCTGCTCGACAAGGCGCAGCTGCTCACGCTGACGGCGCCGGAGATGACGGTGCTGGTGGGCGGCCTGCGCGTGCTGGGCGGCAACGCTGGCGGCAGCCGGCACGGCGTGTTCACGGCACGCGAGGAGACGCTGACCAACGACTTCTTCGTCCACCTGCTCGACATGGGCACCGCGTGGACGCCCAGCGCCCAGGCCGGCGTGCTCGAAGGCCGCGACCGCGAGACGGGCGCGCCGCGCTGGACGGCGACCAGCGCCGACCTGGCCTTCGGCTCGAACTCGGTGCTGCGCGCGCTGGCCGAGGTGTACGCGCAGAGCGACGCGCAGGAGAAGTTCGTGCGCGACTTTGCGGCGGCCTGGAGCAAGGTGATGAACCTCGACCGCTACGACCTGCGGCGCCCTTGA
- a CDS encoding type I restriction endonuclease subunit R has translation MTTDTSEKALETLIVRHMTGSDGLDVAPNLAGEPAPQPAGTGWYAGSPKSYDRAHALDASQLFTFLHATQPAEFAKLGFAPGGGSSNDIQRLKFLSRLSAEVGKRGVIDVLRFGLDHGPLHFTLFYGTASIGNAKAAALHAANRFSVTRQLAYSSDETRRALDLVLFINGLPLATFELKNSLTKQTVADAIEQYKRDRDPRERLFEFGRCAVHFAVDDAEVRMCTHLLGKASWFLPFNQGWNDGAGNPPNPHGLKTDYLWKAVLTPAGLTDILEHYAQIVEEKDPRTGRKKRRQVWPRWHQLQVVRRALADVQAHGAGRRYLIQHSAGSGKSNSIAWLSHQLIGVQRDGHDVFDSVIVVTDRRILDDQIQATIKQFMQVGATVGHATRSGDLRRFIEQGRKIIVSTVQKFPFILDEIGTEPGKRFAIVIDEAHSSQGGKTSAAMSQALSAADAPAEHDDGADPEDLVNAALEARMASRKLMAHASYFAFTATPKNKTLQMFGEALPPDAEGKVGHRPFHSYTMKQAVQEGFILDVLKHYTPVESYYKLVKKTEDDPEFDSKRAKKKLRHYVESHDHAIRLKAEIMVDHFHEQVLAPGKIGGQARAMVVTGSIERAIQYFHAFQAYLAERKSPHRAIVAFSGEPEFDGRKVSEATLNGFPSRDIADRIQDDPYRFLICADKFQTGYDEPLLHTMYVDKALAGIKAVQTLSRLNRAHPQKRDCFVLDFQDNQEAVLLAFQDYYRATLLADEADPNKLNDLKRDLDAVQVYTPEQLQQLVADFLAGAERDHIDPVLDACVAVYLERLDEDGQVDFKGKAKAFCRSYAFLSSVLPYNKADWERLAIFLDLLTPKLPAPKDEDLAKGILESIDMDSYRVEKRAVASLMLADQEAEIEPLPIEGGGKKAEPELDPLSVILKRFNEQFGTTFSDADRILRHIRDDIAPKVAADAAFQNALQNTPHTARLAHDQALAKAAQGSIKDYTQFYKQFVENDDFKRFVGDMVFRLASARPPAPPTA, from the coding sequence ATGACCACCGACACCAGCGAGAAAGCCCTCGAAACCCTGATCGTCCGCCACATGACCGGCAGCGATGGTCTGGACGTGGCGCCGAACCTCGCTGGTGAACCCGCCCCGCAGCCCGCCGGCACCGGCTGGTATGCCGGCAGCCCCAAGAGCTACGACCGCGCCCATGCGCTGGACGCGTCGCAACTCTTCACCTTCCTGCACGCCACCCAACCGGCCGAGTTCGCCAAGCTGGGCTTCGCGCCCGGCGGCGGCAGCAGCAACGACATCCAGCGCCTGAAGTTCCTGTCGCGCCTGTCGGCCGAGGTGGGCAAGCGCGGTGTCATCGACGTGCTGCGCTTTGGTCTAGACCACGGCCCGCTGCACTTCACGCTGTTCTACGGCACGGCATCAATCGGCAACGCCAAGGCGGCAGCGCTGCATGCGGCCAACCGCTTTTCCGTCACGCGCCAGCTGGCCTACAGCAGCGACGAAACGCGCCGCGCGCTGGACCTGGTTCTCTTCATCAACGGCCTGCCGCTGGCCACCTTCGAGCTGAAGAACAGCCTCACCAAGCAGACGGTCGCCGACGCCATCGAGCAGTACAAGCGCGACCGCGACCCGCGCGAACGCCTGTTCGAGTTCGGCCGCTGCGCCGTGCACTTCGCGGTGGACGACGCCGAGGTGCGCATGTGCACGCACCTGCTGGGCAAGGCCTCGTGGTTTTTGCCCTTCAACCAAGGGTGGAACGACGGCGCCGGCAACCCGCCCAACCCACATGGCCTGAAGACCGACTACCTGTGGAAGGCCGTGCTCACGCCCGCCGGGCTGACCGACATCCTGGAGCACTACGCACAGATCGTCGAAGAGAAAGACCCGCGTACCGGCCGCAAGAAGCGCCGTCAAGTCTGGCCGCGCTGGCACCAGCTGCAGGTGGTGCGCCGCGCGCTGGCCGACGTGCAGGCCCACGGCGCCGGGCGGCGCTACCTCATCCAGCACTCGGCCGGCAGCGGCAAGAGCAATTCCATCGCCTGGTTGTCGCACCAGTTGATCGGCGTGCAGCGCGACGGGCACGACGTGTTCGATTCCGTCATCGTCGTGACGGACCGGCGCATCCTCGACGACCAGATCCAGGCCACCATCAAGCAGTTCATGCAGGTGGGTGCCACGGTAGGCCATGCCACGCGTTCGGGCGACCTGCGGCGCTTCATCGAGCAGGGGCGCAAGATCATCGTCAGCACGGTGCAGAAGTTCCCGTTCATCCTGGACGAGATCGGCACCGAACCGGGCAAGCGCTTTGCCATCGTCATCGACGAGGCGCACTCCAGCCAGGGCGGCAAGACCTCGGCGGCGATGAGCCAGGCGCTGTCAGCCGCAGACGCCCCGGCCGAGCACGACGACGGCGCCGACCCGGAAGACCTGGTGAACGCCGCGCTGGAAGCGCGCATGGCCAGCCGAAAGCTCATGGCCCACGCCAGCTACTTCGCCTTCACCGCCACGCCCAAGAACAAGACGCTGCAGATGTTCGGCGAGGCGCTGCCGCCCGACGCCGAAGGCAAGGTGGGTCACCGGCCCTTCCACAGCTACACCATGAAGCAGGCGGTGCAGGAGGGCTTCATCCTCGACGTGCTGAAGCACTACACGCCGGTGGAGAGCTACTACAAGCTGGTGAAGAAGACCGAGGACGACCCGGAATTCGACAGCAAGCGCGCGAAGAAGAAGCTGCGGCACTACGTGGAAAGCCATGACCACGCCATCCGGCTGAAGGCCGAGATCATGGTGGACCACTTCCACGAGCAGGTGCTGGCGCCGGGCAAGATCGGCGGCCAGGCGCGGGCGATGGTGGTCACCGGCAGCATCGAGCGGGCGATCCAGTACTTCCACGCCTTCCAGGCGTATCTGGCCGAACGCAAGAGCCCGCACCGGGCCATCGTGGCGTTTTCGGGGGAGCCCGAGTTCGACGGGCGCAAAGTCAGCGAGGCCACGCTCAACGGCTTTCCGAGCAGGGACATCGCCGACCGCATCCAGGACGACCCGTACCGCTTCCTGATCTGCGCCGACAAGTTCCAGACCGGCTACGACGAGCCGCTGCTGCACACCATGTACGTGGACAAGGCGCTGGCGGGCATCAAGGCGGTGCAGACGCTGTCGCGCCTGAACCGCGCGCATCCGCAAAAGCGCGACTGCTTCGTGCTGGACTTCCAGGACAACCAGGAAGCGGTGCTGCTGGCCTTTCAGGACTACTACCGCGCCACGCTGCTGGCCGACGAGGCCGACCCGAACAAGCTCAACGACCTGAAGCGCGACCTCGATGCCGTGCAGGTTTACACGCCCGAACAGCTGCAGCAGCTGGTGGCCGACTTCCTGGCCGGCGCCGAGCGCGACCACATCGACCCGGTGCTCGACGCCTGCGTGGCCGTGTACCTGGAGCGGCTGGACGAAGACGGGCAAGTGGACTTCAAGGGCAAGGCCAAGGCCTTCTGCCGCTCGTATGCCTTCCTCTCGTCGGTGCTGCCCTACAACAAGGCCGACTGGGAACGCCTGGCCATCTTCCTGGACCTGCTGACGCCCAAGCTGCCGGCGCCCAAGGACGAGGATCTGGCCAAGGGGATCCTGGAGAGCATCGACATGGACAGCTACCGTGTGGAGAAGCGCGCGGTGGCATCGTTGATGCTGGCCGACCAGGAAGCCGAGATCGAGCCGTTGCCCATCGAAGGCGGCGGCAAGAAGGCCGAGCCCGAACTGGACCCGCTGAGCGTGATCCTGAAGCGATTCAACGAGCAGTTCGGCACCACGTTCAGCGACGCGGATCGCATCCTGCGGCACATCCGCGACGACATCGCGCCCAAGGTGGCGGCGGACGCGGCGTTCCAGAACGCCCTGCAGAACACGCCGCACACGGCCCGGCTGGCGCACGACCAGGCGCTGGCCAAGGCGGCGCAGGGCTCGATCAAGGACTACACGCAGTTCTACAAACAGTTCGTCGAGAACGACGACTTCAAGCGCTTCGTGGGTGACATGGTGTTCCGGCTGGCGAGTGCGAGGCCGCCTGCGCCGCCGACAGCCTAG
- a CDS encoding putative DNA binding domain-containing protein, which translates to MNASDLIALVDRLRGLPTETEWLEFKRNHADPQEIGEYLSALANEAALCQQPQGHLVFGIDNATHAVLGTDFDAYATKAKGNQDLLPWLGALLQPNPGIAVQMVSHPDGRVVLLSVAPARDRPVAFAGKAWCRAGTSKTELHRHPEKERALWSRGDDWSAQACRGATLADLEPEAIAKAREQFLVKHPLQAAALAQWDDQTFLNKARVLRQGAVTHAAVLLLGRPEAATLLAPAVAKLSWILKGADNHELDYEHIGPPLLLAGDRLLKRLRNLMVRALPSGTLFPQEMTQYDPWVLREALHNSIAHQDYRRQARITVVEFPDRVRVSNAGSFLPGTVQTVIEQDAPQLLYRNPFLADAMVELNMIDTQGGGIKRMFETQRRRSFPLPDYELGAPGEVTVSVSGRILDERYTRLLMEQPGLSLGQVILLDCVQKRQRITHAEHQRLRQAGLVEGRYPNTMVAAAVAKATGDAARHIRERGFNKRYYVDLILALVQEHGPVGRREVDELLLSKLPDRMTAEQKRRKVHNLLQELRRAGHIANQGSRAEPRWVIAQPQSAPG; encoded by the coding sequence GTGAACGCGTCTGACCTCATCGCCCTCGTTGACCGCTTGCGCGGCCTGCCCACTGAAACCGAGTGGCTGGAGTTCAAGCGCAACCATGCCGATCCGCAGGAGATCGGTGAGTACCTGTCCGCGCTGGCCAACGAGGCCGCGCTGTGCCAGCAGCCGCAGGGCCATCTGGTCTTCGGCATCGACAACGCCACGCACGCCGTGCTGGGCACCGACTTTGACGCCTATGCCACCAAGGCCAAGGGTAACCAGGATCTGCTGCCCTGGCTGGGCGCTCTGCTGCAACCCAACCCGGGCATCGCGGTGCAGATGGTGTCGCACCCGGACGGGCGCGTGGTGCTGCTGTCCGTTGCACCCGCGCGCGACCGGCCGGTGGCCTTTGCCGGCAAGGCATGGTGCCGCGCCGGCACCAGCAAGACCGAGTTGCATCGCCACCCGGAGAAGGAGCGTGCGCTTTGGAGCCGCGGCGACGACTGGTCGGCCCAAGCGTGCCGCGGTGCCACGCTGGCCGACCTGGAGCCCGAGGCCATCGCGAAAGCGCGCGAGCAGTTCCTCGTCAAGCACCCGTTGCAGGCCGCCGCACTGGCGCAGTGGGACGATCAGACCTTCCTGAACAAGGCCCGCGTGCTGCGCCAGGGTGCGGTCACGCATGCCGCCGTGCTGCTGCTGGGCCGGCCGGAAGCCGCAACCTTGCTCGCCCCGGCCGTCGCCAAGCTGTCGTGGATCCTGAAGGGTGCCGACAACCACGAACTGGACTACGAGCACATCGGCCCACCGCTGCTGTTGGCCGGGGACCGGCTGCTGAAACGGCTGCGCAACCTGATGGTGCGGGCGCTGCCCAGCGGCACGCTGTTTCCGCAGGAGATGACGCAGTACGACCCCTGGGTGCTGCGCGAGGCGCTGCACAACAGCATCGCGCACCAGGACTACCGGCGGCAGGCGCGCATCACGGTGGTGGAGTTCCCGGATCGGGTGCGCGTCTCCAACGCCGGAAGCTTCCTGCCCGGCACGGTGCAGACCGTGATCGAGCAGGACGCGCCGCAACTGCTGTACCGCAATCCCTTCCTGGCCGACGCGATGGTGGAACTGAACATGATTGACACCCAGGGCGGCGGCATCAAGCGCATGTTCGAGACCCAGCGCCGTCGTTCCTTTCCTCTGCCCGACTACGAGCTGGGCGCGCCGGGTGAGGTGACCGTGAGCGTCTCGGGTCGTATCCTGGATGAACGCTACACGCGGCTGCTGATGGAACAGCCGGGGCTGAGCTTGGGCCAGGTGATCCTGCTCGACTGTGTGCAAAAGCGCCAGCGCATCACGCATGCCGAGCACCAGCGATTGCGGCAGGCAGGGCTGGTGGAGGGGCGCTACCCGAACACCATGGTTGCAGCCGCGGTGGCCAAGGCCACGGGCGACGCGGCCCGGCACATCCGCGAACGCGGATTCAACAAGCGCTACTACGTGGACTTGATCCTGGCACTCGTCCAGGAACACGGCCCGGTCGGGCGGCGGGAGGTCGACGAACTACTGCTGTCCAAGCTGCCCGACCGCATGACGGCCGAGCAGAAGCGCCGCAAGGTGCACAACCTGCTGCAGGAATTGCGCCGGGCGGGCCACATTGCCAACCAAGGCAGCCGGGCCGAACCTCGTTGGGTGATTGCTCAACCGCAATCCGCCCCGGGCTGA
- a CDS encoding restriction endonuclease subunit S: MIDALKPYEAYSDSGQPWWPLLPSHWAQRRMKFLFRERVQKGFPNEPLLAATQSQGVVAKTDYGVRTVTASKDFHLLKLVEKGDFVISLRSFQGGIEISHARGIISPAYTVLQPVPDGRPRYFAWLLKSAPFISSLGLNVTGIREGQNIDYERLSRSYLPLPPAEEQEAIARFLDWANGRLERAIRAKRKVIALLNEQKQAIILRAVTKGVSGAGQHKSTGIHWVGDIPVNWDVRRVKQIARIARGKFSHRPRNDPSLYNGAYPFIQTGAVAQASKFITSYTQTLNERGLAVSKLFPRGTLAMTIAANIGDVAVLGFDSCFPDSIVGFFPTERVVDRDYLYLVFVCMKAELLRDAPVNTQGNLNVERIGSMGLPVPPLGEQQRIANFVKEKTTGLDSRLRRLNHDIEMLREYRNRLVADVVTGQLDVREASITLPDDASSYALDISADLGAEAEHAHEEDALP, encoded by the coding sequence ATGATTGATGCCCTGAAGCCGTATGAGGCTTACTCGGACTCGGGCCAACCTTGGTGGCCCTTGCTGCCCTCGCACTGGGCACAGCGCCGGATGAAGTTTCTGTTCAGAGAGCGCGTTCAGAAGGGGTTCCCCAACGAACCCCTACTGGCCGCCACGCAATCGCAGGGCGTCGTAGCGAAGACTGACTACGGCGTACGAACCGTCACTGCCAGCAAGGACTTCCACCTGCTCAAGCTGGTCGAAAAGGGTGACTTCGTCATCAGCCTCCGGTCTTTCCAGGGTGGCATTGAAATCAGTCACGCCCGCGGCATCATCAGCCCTGCCTACACGGTCCTTCAACCGGTACCAGATGGGCGGCCCCGGTACTTTGCTTGGCTATTGAAGTCGGCGCCGTTCATCAGCAGCCTTGGCTTGAACGTGACGGGCATACGCGAAGGCCAGAACATCGACTATGAGCGTTTGAGCCGCAGCTACTTGCCGTTGCCACCCGCTGAAGAGCAAGAAGCCATCGCGCGCTTCCTGGACTGGGCGAACGGCCGACTGGAGCGGGCGATCAGGGCCAAGCGCAAGGTGATCGCGCTGCTCAACGAACAGAAGCAGGCGATCATTCTTCGGGCGGTAACAAAGGGAGTAAGCGGGGCGGGTCAGCACAAGTCCACAGGAATCCATTGGGTTGGCGACATCCCGGTTAACTGGGATGTACGGCGCGTCAAGCAAATCGCCAGAATCGCGCGCGGCAAGTTCTCACACAGACCACGCAACGACCCGTCCCTCTACAACGGCGCCTATCCATTCATCCAGACTGGCGCCGTAGCGCAGGCGTCCAAGTTCATTACGAGCTACACGCAGACGCTCAACGAGAGAGGGCTCGCCGTCAGCAAGCTCTTCCCCCGCGGCACGCTGGCAATGACGATCGCGGCCAACATTGGCGACGTGGCAGTACTTGGGTTTGACAGCTGCTTCCCCGATTCGATCGTCGGATTCTTTCCAACGGAACGAGTCGTCGATCGTGACTACCTCTACTTGGTCTTCGTTTGCATGAAGGCTGAACTGCTTCGCGACGCTCCGGTCAATACGCAGGGCAATCTCAACGTCGAACGCATCGGATCGATGGGTTTACCAGTTCCTCCATTGGGCGAGCAGCAGAGGATTGCGAACTTCGTCAAGGAGAAAACCACTGGGCTCGACAGCCGCCTGCGTCGACTCAACCACGACATAGAGATGCTTCGGGAGTACCGCAACCGACTTGTCGCTGACGTGGTGACTGGACAGTTGGATGTGCGCGAAGCCTCCATCACGCTGCCCGACGATGCGTCGTCGTACGCGCTCGACATCTCTGCAGACCTTGGCGCTGAAGCGGAACACGCTCACGAGGAGGACGCGCTGCCATGA
- a CDS encoding DUF1016 family protein, whose protein sequence is MSARKAAAAPVVRKAAPQASRKAAPEAVPKVPLEADFAEVVGLIQQARQRAYQAVNTELVGLYWQIGAHISAKLAAAEWGEGVVDSLAQHLARVLPGQRGFTRRNLFRMRQFYETYQGQEIVTPLVTQLPWTHNLIVLTQTHSAEERAFYLALAVRERWSKRELERQLRLGAFEQAVLAPAKVSVALTQVHGAAAEAVFKDAYAVEFLNLPGSHSEADLHRGLLEQLRRFLVELGRDFCFVGSEFPLQVGGRDFALDLLFFHRGLNCLVAIELKVDRFEPAHLGQLNFYLEALDRDVKKPHENPAIGLLLCASKDDEVVEYALSRTLSPAAVAQYVTQLPDKRLLAAKLQEFWALSAPADVKQRTGRASSKKRASHD, encoded by the coding sequence ATGAGCGCGCGCAAGGCAGCGGCTGCACCCGTGGTCCGGAAGGCGGCGCCCCAGGCTTCGCGCAAGGCCGCGCCGGAGGCCGTGCCCAAGGTGCCGCTGGAGGCCGATTTCGCAGAAGTCGTCGGCCTCATCCAGCAGGCACGGCAGCGCGCCTACCAGGCCGTCAACACCGAACTGGTGGGCCTGTACTGGCAGATCGGCGCCCACATCAGCGCCAAGCTGGCGGCGGCCGAGTGGGGCGAGGGCGTGGTGGACAGCCTGGCGCAGCACCTGGCCCGGGTGCTGCCGGGGCAGCGTGGCTTCACGCGGCGCAACCTGTTCCGGATGCGCCAGTTTTACGAAACCTACCAGGGGCAGGAAATAGTGACACCACTGGTGACACAACTGCCTTGGACCCACAACCTCATCGTCCTGACGCAGACCCACAGCGCCGAGGAGCGGGCGTTCTACCTGGCCTTGGCGGTGCGCGAGCGCTGGAGCAAGCGTGAGCTGGAACGCCAGCTGCGCCTGGGCGCCTTCGAGCAGGCGGTGCTGGCGCCGGCAAAAGTGTCAGTAGCGCTGACACAAGTGCACGGCGCCGCAGCCGAGGCCGTGTTCAAGGACGCGTATGCCGTCGAGTTCCTGAACCTGCCCGGCAGCCACAGCGAGGCCGACCTGCACCGCGGCCTGCTGGAGCAGCTGCGCCGCTTTCTGGTGGAGCTGGGCCGCGACTTCTGCTTCGTGGGCAGCGAATTCCCGCTGCAGGTGGGTGGCCGCGACTTCGCGCTGGACCTGCTGTTCTTCCACCGCGGCCTGAACTGCCTGGTGGCCATCGAGCTGAAGGTGGACCGCTTCGAGCCCGCGCACCTGGGGCAACTGAACTTCTACCTGGAGGCGCTGGACCGCGACGTGAAGAAGCCGCACGAGAACCCGGCCATCGGCTTGCTGCTGTGCGCCAGCAAGGACGACGAGGTGGTGGAGTACGCGCTGAGCCGCACGCTCAGCCCGGCGGCGGTGGCGCAGTATGTGACGCAGCTGCCCGACAAGCGGCTGCTGGCAGCCAAGTTGCAGGAGTTCTGGGCCTTGAGCGCGCCGGCCGATGTGAAACAACGAACAGGCCGCGCGAGCTCCAAGAAGCGAGCTAGCCATGATTGA